One Mixta gaviniae genomic window carries:
- the queD gene encoding 6-carboxytetrahydropterin synthase QueD, translated as MATTLFKDFQFEAAHRLPHVPEGHKCGRLHGHSFLVRLEITGDVDPYTGWIMDFAELKAAFKPLYDRLDHYYLNDIPGLENPTSEVLAQWIWQQMKPIVPLLSAVMIKETCTAGCVYRGE; from the coding sequence ATGGCAACCACGCTTTTTAAAGATTTCCAGTTCGAAGCCGCACACCGTCTGCCGCACGTACCTGAGGGCCACAAATGTGGACGTTTACACGGTCACTCATTCCTGGTGCGTCTTGAAATCACCGGCGACGTCGATCCCTATACCGGCTGGATTATGGATTTCGCCGAGCTGAAGGCCGCCTTCAAACCGCTGTACGATCGCCTCGATCACTACTATCTGAACGATATCCCGGGCCTGGAAAACCCTACCAGCGAAGTGCTGGCGCAGTGGATTTGGCAGCAGATGAAACCGATCGTGCCGCTGTTGAGCGCGGTGATGATCAAAGAGACCTGCACCGCCGGCTGCGTCTATCGCGGCGAATAA
- a CDS encoding acyltransferase family protein — translation MHTWSLAVEEQFYILFPIVLLLAVRWFRHRVTQVMLAIIAVSFLLSIVGVLKKPDFTFYMLPTRAWELAIGGLIAVSTLETRMAAVSQQVKHLMSLAGLALILFGFFWLSTSKPFPSWNALWPCLGSFLLILAGREAAVNRILALKPVVYIGMISYCLYLWHWPIIVYSKMFLNMSEGMRDLLVIAMTFGLAIASRYIIEIPFRYKLSRINPVAVSAVSVLGLVLIASVTLYKSHISNESGKFSDQALAVAKFSQYRSSDEYFYQFRLGKCFIDGNTEAKGRYDRDYCLKTSATEKNYLLIGDSHGAHLWRALSLAAGKSVNVMQATSAGCKPVSHQSFSNKCTELMDYVYQQWLPEHKVDGVIISARWLPEDIAPLKATLEALKGVTNNITVMGPTIEYAEALPDLLAYQENGRKDLVSSSINHNIKGIDLRLQQAVAEEKVGYISVYNIMCPNDVCHALASNGQPSAFDYGHFTLSGANDVARQAIAKMHKDKFM, via the coding sequence TTGCATACCTGGTCGCTGGCGGTGGAAGAACAGTTCTATATTCTCTTCCCGATCGTGCTGCTGTTGGCCGTACGCTGGTTCCGTCACCGCGTTACCCAGGTGATGCTGGCGATCATTGCGGTGTCGTTCCTGCTGAGTATCGTCGGCGTGCTGAAAAAGCCTGATTTCACCTTCTATATGCTGCCTACCCGCGCCTGGGAACTGGCGATCGGCGGGCTTATCGCGGTCTCCACGCTGGAAACGCGCATGGCGGCTGTCAGCCAGCAGGTTAAGCACCTGATGAGCCTCGCCGGGCTGGCGCTGATTCTGTTCGGTTTCTTCTGGCTCAGCACCAGCAAGCCGTTTCCTTCATGGAACGCGCTCTGGCCCTGCCTTGGCAGCTTCCTGCTGATTCTGGCGGGCCGGGAAGCGGCGGTAAACCGCATTCTGGCGCTGAAGCCGGTGGTCTATATCGGCATGATCTCCTACTGCCTCTATCTCTGGCACTGGCCAATCATCGTTTACAGCAAGATGTTCCTGAATATGAGCGAAGGGATGCGCGACCTGCTGGTGATCGCTATGACTTTTGGACTGGCGATCGCGTCGCGTTACATTATCGAAATACCCTTTCGCTATAAGCTCTCCCGTATCAATCCGGTTGCCGTCTCGGCAGTATCGGTGCTGGGCCTGGTGCTGATCGCCTCTGTCACGCTGTATAAAAGTCATATCAGCAACGAATCGGGCAAGTTTTCCGACCAGGCGCTGGCGGTGGCGAAGTTCTCGCAATACCGCAGCAGCGATGAATATTTTTATCAGTTCCGTCTGGGCAAATGCTTTATCGATGGCAACACCGAGGCGAAAGGGCGTTACGATCGCGACTACTGCCTGAAAACCTCCGCCACGGAAAAAAATTATCTGCTGATCGGCGATAGCCACGGTGCCCATCTCTGGCGCGCGCTGAGCCTTGCGGCAGGAAAAAGCGTTAACGTGATGCAGGCGACTTCGGCAGGCTGTAAGCCGGTCTCGCACCAGAGCTTTAGTAACAAATGTACCGAGCTGATGGACTATGTTTACCAGCAGTGGCTGCCGGAGCATAAAGTCGACGGTGTGATTATCTCCGCGCGCTGGCTGCCGGAAGATATCGCGCCGCTGAAAGCGACGCTGGAAGCGCTGAAAGGGGTTACTAATAACATTACCGTTATGGGACCGACGATTGAGTATGCCGAGGCGCTGCCGGATCTGCTGGCCTATCAGGAGAACGGGCGTAAGGATCTGGTATCAAGTTCGATTAACCACAATATCAAAGGCATCGATCTGCGGCTGCAGCAGGCGGTGGCGGAAGAGAAGGTGGGTTATATCTCGGTTTACAACATTATGTGTCCCAACGATGTCTGCCATGCGCTGGCGTCAAACGGGCAGCCCAGCGCGTTTGATTACGGCCATTTCACGCTTAGCGGCGCCAATGACGTGGCGCGCCAGGCGATAGCGAAGATGCATAAAGACAAATTCATGTAA
- the eno gene encoding phosphopyruvate hydratase: MSKIVKVIGREIIDSRGNPTVEAEVHLEGGFVGMAAAPSGASTGSREALELRDGDKSRFLGKGVTKAVGAVNGPIAEAILGKDAKDQANIDKIMIDLDGTENKSNFGANAILAVSLANAKAAAAAKGMPLYEHIAELNGTPGKFSMPLPMMNIINGGEHADNNVDIQEFMIQPVGASSVKEAIRMGSEVFHHLAKVLKAKGMNTAVGDEGGYAPNLGSNAEALAVIAEAVKAAGYELGKDITLAMDCAASEFYKDGKYVLAGEGNKAFTSEEFTHFLEDLTKQYPIVSIEDGLDESDWEGFAYQTKVLGNKIQLVGDDLFVTNTKILKEGIEKGIANSILIKFNQIGSLSETLAAIKMAKDAGYTAVISHRSGETEDATIADLAVGTAAGQIKTGSMSRSDRVAKYNQLIRIEEALGSKAPFNGLKEVKGQ; the protein is encoded by the coding sequence ATGTCCAAAATCGTTAAAGTCATCGGTCGTGAAATCATCGACTCACGTGGTAACCCGACTGTTGAAGCTGAAGTTCATCTGGAAGGCGGTTTTGTCGGTATGGCTGCCGCGCCGTCAGGGGCTTCTACCGGTTCTCGCGAAGCGCTGGAACTGCGTGACGGCGACAAATCACGTTTCCTGGGTAAAGGCGTTACCAAAGCAGTTGGCGCGGTTAACGGCCCGATTGCTGAAGCCATCCTGGGCAAAGATGCGAAAGATCAGGCGAACATCGATAAAATCATGATCGACCTGGACGGCACCGAAAACAAATCTAACTTCGGCGCTAACGCGATTCTGGCGGTTTCTCTGGCCAACGCCAAAGCTGCAGCCGCAGCGAAAGGCATGCCGCTGTATGAGCATATTGCTGAACTGAACGGTACTCCGGGCAAATTCTCTATGCCGCTGCCGATGATGAACATCATCAACGGCGGTGAGCATGCCGACAACAACGTCGACATTCAGGAATTCATGATCCAGCCGGTTGGCGCTTCCAGCGTGAAAGAAGCGATCCGCATGGGCTCTGAAGTGTTCCACCACCTGGCGAAAGTACTGAAAGCCAAAGGCATGAACACCGCAGTAGGCGACGAAGGTGGCTACGCGCCGAACCTGGGCTCCAACGCCGAAGCGCTGGCTGTTATCGCAGAAGCGGTAAAAGCAGCGGGCTACGAGCTGGGCAAAGACATCACGCTGGCGATGGACTGCGCGGCTTCTGAGTTCTACAAAGACGGCAAATACGTTCTGGCTGGCGAAGGCAACAAAGCGTTCACCTCTGAAGAGTTCACCCACTTCCTGGAAGATCTGACCAAACAGTATCCGATCGTGTCCATCGAAGATGGCCTGGACGAATCTGACTGGGAAGGCTTCGCTTACCAGACCAAAGTGCTGGGCAACAAAATCCAGCTGGTGGGCGACGACCTGTTCGTGACCAACACCAAAATCCTGAAAGAAGGCATCGAGAAAGGCATCGCTAACTCCATCCTGATCAAATTCAACCAGATTGGCTCCCTGAGCGAAACGCTGGCTGCAATCAAGATGGCGAAAGATGCGGGCTACACCGCCGTTATCTCTCACCGTTCAGGCGAAACCGAAGATGCGACCATCGCTGACCTGGCGGTAGGTACCGCTGCCGGCCAGATCAAAACCGGTTCTATGAGCCGTTCTGACCGCGTAGCGAAATACAACCAGCTGATTCGTATCGAAGAAGCGCTGGGTTCTAAAGCGCCGTTCAACGGTCTGAAAGAAGTTAAAGGTCAGTAA
- the queE gene encoding 7-carboxy-7-deazaguanine synthase QueE, with product MQYPINEMFQTLQGEGFYTGVPAIFIRLQGCPVGCSWCDTKHTWDKLADRETSLGDILIKTVESDAWGAADADALLTTIARQQWTARHVVITGGEPCIHDLTPLTAALQQAGFSCQIETSGTHAVQCTPETWVTVSPKVNMRGGYDVLDQALVRADEIKHPVARQRDIDALEELLARLEDEKARVIALQPISQKEEATRLCIATCIARNWRLSMQTHKYLNIA from the coding sequence ATGCAGTACCCGATTAATGAAATGTTCCAGACGTTGCAGGGCGAAGGTTTTTATACCGGCGTTCCGGCAATTTTTATCCGCTTGCAAGGATGCCCGGTTGGCTGCAGCTGGTGCGATACCAAACATACATGGGATAAGCTGGCCGATCGGGAAACGTCGCTGGGCGATATTCTGATTAAAACCGTCGAGAGCGACGCCTGGGGCGCCGCCGATGCCGATGCGCTGCTGACGACCATCGCGCGTCAGCAGTGGACTGCGCGTCACGTGGTGATCACCGGCGGCGAGCCCTGCATTCATGATTTAACGCCGCTGACCGCCGCGCTGCAGCAGGCGGGCTTCAGCTGCCAGATTGAAACCAGCGGCACGCACGCGGTGCAATGTACGCCGGAAACCTGGGTGACGGTTTCGCCGAAGGTGAATATGCGTGGTGGCTATGACGTGCTGGATCAGGCACTGGTGCGCGCCGATGAGATCAAACACCCGGTGGCGCGTCAGCGTGACATTGATGCGCTGGAGGAGCTGCTGGCGCGGCTTGAGGATGAGAAAGCGCGCGTTATTGCGCTGCAGCCGATCAGCCAGAAAGAGGAGGCGACGCGTCTCTGCATCGCGACCTGCATCGCGCGCAACTGGCGTCTCTCAATGCAGACCCATAAATACCTGAATATCGCCTGA
- the pyrG gene encoding glutamine hydrolyzing CTP synthase: MTTNYIFVTGGVVSSLGKGIAAASLAAILEARGLNVTIMKLDPYINVDPGTMSPTQHGEVFVTDDGAETDLDLGHYERFIRTRMTRRNNFTTGRIYSEVLRKERRGDYLGATIQVIPHITNAIKERIIEGGEGHDVVLVEIGGTVGDIESLPFLEAIRQMAVDVGREHTLYMHLTLVPYMAAAGEVKTKPTQHSVKELLSIGIQPDVLICRSDRAVPANERAKIALFCNVPEKAVISLKDVDSIYKIPGMLKSQGLDDYICKRFSLNVPEANLSEWEQVIYEEANPGGEVTIGMVGKYVELPDAYKSVIEALKHGGLKNRVTVNIKLIDSQDVESRGVEVLKDLDAILVPGGFGPRGIEGKILTAQYARENNIPYLGICLGMQVALMEFARNVVGMADANSTEFVPDCKYPVVALITEWRDENGNVEVRSEQSDLGGTMRLGSQQCQLTENSLVRQMYGTDTIVERHRHRYEVNNMLLKPIEAAGLRIAGRSGDNQLVEIIENPNHPWFVACQFHPEFTSTPRDGHPLFAGFVKAASEYQKHQVK; this comes from the coding sequence ATGACAACGAACTATATTTTTGTGACCGGCGGGGTCGTATCCTCTCTGGGTAAAGGCATTGCCGCAGCCTCCCTCGCAGCCATTCTCGAGGCGCGTGGCCTGAACGTGACCATCATGAAACTGGACCCGTATATCAACGTGGATCCCGGTACGATGAGTCCGACTCAGCACGGCGAAGTGTTCGTTACTGACGACGGCGCTGAAACCGATCTGGATTTAGGTCACTACGAGCGCTTTATCCGCACCCGGATGACGCGCCGCAATAACTTTACCACTGGCCGCATCTATTCTGAGGTGCTGCGCAAAGAGCGTCGCGGCGATTATCTCGGCGCCACCATTCAGGTTATTCCGCATATCACTAACGCCATCAAAGAGCGCATCATCGAAGGCGGCGAAGGCCACGATGTTGTTCTGGTGGAAATTGGCGGTACCGTCGGCGATATCGAATCTCTGCCGTTCCTCGAAGCGATCCGCCAGATGGCGGTCGATGTGGGGCGTGAACATACCCTCTATATGCACCTGACGCTCGTGCCCTACATGGCGGCGGCGGGTGAGGTCAAAACCAAACCGACCCAGCACTCGGTTAAAGAACTGCTCTCTATCGGCATCCAGCCGGACGTGCTGATTTGCCGTTCCGACCGCGCCGTGCCGGCTAACGAACGTGCGAAAATCGCGCTGTTCTGCAACGTGCCGGAGAAAGCGGTTATCTCTCTGAAAGACGTTGATTCCATTTATAAGATTCCTGGCATGTTGAAATCTCAGGGCCTGGATGATTATATTTGTAAACGATTCAGCCTGAACGTGCCGGAAGCTAACCTCTCCGAATGGGAGCAGGTCATTTATGAAGAAGCGAATCCGGGCGGCGAAGTGACTATCGGCATGGTCGGCAAATATGTCGAACTGCCGGATGCGTATAAATCCGTGATTGAAGCGCTGAAGCATGGCGGACTGAAAAATCGCGTAACGGTAAACATCAAGCTGATCGACTCGCAGGATGTGGAATCGCGCGGCGTTGAAGTACTGAAAGATCTGGATGCGATCCTGGTGCCGGGCGGCTTCGGCCCGCGTGGTATCGAAGGCAAAATCCTGACCGCCCAGTATGCGCGCGAAAACAACATTCCTTACCTGGGCATCTGCTTAGGGATGCAGGTTGCGCTGATGGAATTCGCCCGTAACGTTGTCGGCATGGCTGATGCCAACTCAACGGAATTTGTGCCAGACTGTAAATATCCGGTGGTGGCGTTGATCACCGAGTGGCGTGATGAGAACGGCAATGTAGAAGTGCGTAGCGAGCAGAGCGATCTGGGCGGCACCATGCGTCTCGGCAGCCAGCAGTGCCAGCTGACGGAAAACAGCCTGGTGCGCCAGATGTACGGCACCGACACCATTGTGGAACGCCATCGCCATCGTTACGAAGTCAACAACATGCTGCTGAAGCCTATCGAAGCGGCGGGTCTGCGCATCGCGGGCCGCTCAGGGGACAATCAGCTGGTTGAGATTATCGAAAACCCGAACCACCCGTGGTTTGTTGCGTGTCAGTTCCATCCGGAATTCACCTCAACGCCCCGCGATGGTCACCCGCTCTTTGCCGGCTTTGTGAAGGCGGCAAGCGAGTACCAGAAGCATCAAGTGAAGTAA